From Planococcus halocryophilus, the proteins below share one genomic window:
- a CDS encoding ComE operon protein 2 codes for MKRITWDQFFMAQSHLLALRSTCTRLAVGATIVRDRRIMAGGYNGSISGGDHCIDKGCYVVDGHCVRTIHAEMNALLQCSKYGVSVNGADMYVSHFPCLQCTKSIIQSGIARLYYAADYKNHEYAIELLEQAGVEVVQVMFDERKIDFLSVEKSALYIELLDKLREKGGSEEELAHYSERVNELFGEIEV; via the coding sequence ATGAAGCGAATAACTTGGGATCAATTTTTTATGGCACAAAGCCATTTGCTCGCACTTAGAAGCACTTGTACACGTCTTGCTGTCGGTGCAACGATTGTACGTGATCGGAGAATTATGGCTGGAGGCTATAACGGATCTATTTCAGGAGGAGACCATTGTATCGATAAAGGCTGTTACGTTGTCGATGGACATTGCGTTCGAACAATCCACGCAGAAATGAATGCCTTATTGCAATGTTCAAAGTATGGCGTCAGTGTCAATGGAGCTGATATGTATGTTAGCCATTTTCCTTGCCTGCAATGCACCAAGTCAATTATCCAATCAGGAATTGCCCGACTCTATTATGCCGCTGATTACAAAAACCACGAGTATGCTATCGAATTATTAGAACAAGCTGGGGTAGAAGTGGTACAAGTAATGTTTGATGAGCGAAAGATTGACTTTTTAAGTGTCGAAAAATCAGCTCTTTATATCGAACTGCTTGATAAATTGCGTGAAAAAGGTGGAAGCGAAGAAGAATTGGCCCATTATAGTGAACGGGTGAATGAATTATTCGGAGAAATCGAAGTATAA
- a CDS encoding DNA internalization-related competence protein ComEC/Rec2, whose translation MATYAAHETAVQLVFMALLFSWMYLKKEKWTFIVFILLFVCGVYIVQDLRGKDIFDTSQSYTGELIFHTGTVIDGDSLRGFATLQDGTIVYARFRLTSNEQKLHMERLVSNSKFLVTGVFEEATPPSHRYSFNMTHYLRHNGAASLLKVESISGVMENKTWINRLLKRRDLFKTHIREHFPETLAAEAEALLIGERENMDPEDRRIHQTLGISHLFAISGLHVGIASGLLYVLLIRLHIRKETALVILLLVLPLYAVIAGGAPSVWRALSMVVIVTSGKLMNIKVPLANIMLTSIVVFVLWDPYAMYQIGFQLSYGATFGIIYSLNMLRAIKSPVKAGFVITFISQVTLYPLLLFHFYELSLSAFVVNSLFVPLFTVFILPANFLLLFLTAVFPPVANFVFYFYEPLREHIDQLMIAIASLPYQLWVPGKPGIGAFVLLMSSVYLFYCAVEREFRWWHLLILFVPAILFTSLPYMDPRLKVTFLDVGQGDSAVIEMPYRQAVYLVDSGGVLRFDVETFKEKKRPYEIGRQVVAPYLRGRGISSLDAMILSHPDADHAEGAEEIFGMFSVKELHLTPGSTSNALMLELAPFTAEAKVVFPAAGSNWRDGETDFIYLSPSDAKYEGNNDSLVLLMKTGDYRILFTGDLEAEGEKDLLDSYGGELAGLTVLKVGHHGSKTSSSEEFLTALAPELSIFSTGKDNRYGHPSPEVVERFNKLELKTLNTAENGTITLLYDENGIQLEKMR comes from the coding sequence ATGGCTACATATGCAGCGCATGAAACAGCGGTTCAACTCGTGTTCATGGCGCTGCTTTTTAGTTGGATGTATTTGAAAAAAGAAAAATGGACATTTATTGTGTTCATTCTTCTATTTGTTTGTGGCGTTTATATCGTACAGGATTTGCGTGGTAAAGATATCTTTGATACTTCACAGTCTTATACAGGAGAACTCATTTTTCACACAGGTACGGTAATCGATGGCGATAGCCTTAGAGGGTTTGCTACATTACAAGATGGTACGATCGTTTATGCTCGTTTTCGATTAACGTCGAACGAGCAAAAGCTTCATATGGAACGGTTAGTGAGTAATTCTAAATTTTTAGTGACTGGTGTTTTTGAAGAAGCTACACCGCCTTCACATCGATATTCTTTTAATATGACTCATTATTTACGTCATAATGGAGCAGCTTCACTACTAAAAGTTGAGTCGATCAGTGGCGTGATGGAAAATAAGACGTGGATAAATCGTTTGTTAAAAAGAAGAGACCTGTTCAAAACTCATATTCGTGAACATTTTCCTGAAACTTTGGCAGCAGAAGCGGAAGCATTATTAATTGGCGAACGCGAGAATATGGACCCGGAAGATCGGCGCATACACCAAACGCTCGGCATTTCTCATTTGTTCGCAATTTCGGGTTTGCATGTGGGCATTGCTTCGGGGTTGTTATACGTTCTTCTCATACGATTGCATATTCGAAAAGAGACAGCTTTAGTCATTTTATTACTGGTTTTGCCTTTGTATGCAGTAATTGCAGGTGGAGCTCCGTCTGTTTGGCGAGCTCTTAGTATGGTAGTCATTGTCACAAGTGGGAAACTGATGAATATTAAGGTGCCACTTGCTAATATTATGTTAACTAGTATAGTGGTTTTCGTTTTATGGGATCCATATGCGATGTATCAAATTGGTTTTCAGTTGTCGTATGGAGCAACATTTGGCATTATTTATTCGTTGAACATGTTGCGTGCAATAAAATCACCGGTAAAAGCAGGATTTGTCATTACATTTATCTCCCAAGTAACATTGTATCCATTATTGCTATTTCATTTTTATGAATTGTCATTATCCGCTTTTGTCGTCAATAGCTTGTTTGTTCCGCTATTTACTGTATTTATTTTGCCAGCAAATTTCTTGCTGTTGTTTTTGACAGCTGTTTTTCCGCCAGTAGCAAACTTTGTTTTTTACTTTTATGAGCCGTTGCGAGAACATATTGACCAGCTGATGATTGCAATAGCGAGCTTACCGTATCAATTATGGGTGCCAGGAAAACCAGGAATTGGAGCATTCGTTTTGTTGATGAGCAGTGTGTACCTTTTTTATTGTGCAGTTGAACGTGAATTTCGTTGGTGGCACCTACTGATTTTATTCGTACCGGCGATTTTGTTTACGTCACTGCCGTATATGGACCCTCGCTTAAAAGTGACTTTTTTAGATGTTGGACAAGGCGACAGCGCTGTTATTGAAATGCCTTACCGCCAAGCTGTTTATTTAGTAGATAGCGGAGGTGTACTTCGTTTTGATGTAGAAACTTTTAAAGAAAAAAAGCGACCATATGAAATCGGTCGGCAAGTTGTGGCACCTTACTTGAGAGGAAGAGGCATTTCATCGCTCGATGCCATGATTCTTTCTCATCCGGACGCAGATCATGCTGAAGGAGCAGAAGAAATTTTCGGAATGTTTTCAGTGAAAGAGCTGCATTTAACACCAGGATCAACGTCAAATGCCTTAATGTTAGAGCTTGCACCGTTCACCGCAGAAGCAAAAGTGGTATTTCCTGCTGCGGGATCTAATTGGCGTGATGGCGAAACCGACTTTATTTATTTGTCACCAAGTGATGCAAAATATGAAGGCAATAATGATTCGCTCGTACTTTTGATGAAGACTGGGGACTACCGAATTTTGTTTACTGGGGATTTAGAAGCTGAAGGAGAAAAGGATTTATTAGATTCCTACGGTGGAGAACTGGCGGGACTAACAGTGCTAAAAGTGGGGCATCACGGCAGTAAAACGTCTAGCAGTGAAGAATTTTTAACAGCGTTAGCACCGGAATTGTCGATTTTCTCTACAGGAAAAGACAATCGTTATGGTCACCCTAGTCCAGAAGTAGTCGAGCGGTTTAACAAATTAGAACTAAAAACTTTAAACACCGCAGAGAACGGCACCATTACGTTGCTTTATGATGAAAACGGAATTCAACTTGAAAAGATGCGTTAG
- a CDS encoding YqzM family protein has product MNEFEQNVQSKRNDAIDAGMGFVVSFGFFALIFIIAGLVQFAAR; this is encoded by the coding sequence ATGAATGAATTTGAACAGAATGTACAATCCAAACGTAACGATGCAATCGACGCGGGAATGGGCTTCGTCGTATCCTTTGGATTTTTCGCCCTTATCTTTATCATCGCTGGACTTGTACAGTTCGCTGCGCGGTAA
- the holA gene encoding DNA polymerase III subunit delta, whose translation MITSVWKSIRSGQIDPVYLIVGTESYFIEKTLDLLKDKLTVGGELELTFFDLDEVPVEHVIDEADTFPFFSDRKLIIARNASFLKAAERGKEKINHDLKALEAWLEHPPSSSVTIFVAPYEKLDERKKVTKQMKQHTVLIEAKSLQANDLETWLMHEAKNFGKGIGIKAAQRLMEMAGTNLTLLSSEIEKMSLYLGSSDEDITVELVEQMTARTLEQDAFKMLQAYLDGNVSEALSVYYDLLRQKEEPVALTALLASQIRFMIQVYYLQKKGYHAQQISKQLKAHPYRVKLLVEKRQQISEKRLLQVLGDLADIDLQLKTLSGNRNRILEFFLMKRAGQKKP comes from the coding sequence ATGATTACTTCCGTGTGGAAATCCATACGCAGCGGACAAATAGACCCTGTTTATCTCATCGTAGGAACAGAAAGCTATTTTATTGAAAAAACCTTGGACTTGTTAAAAGATAAATTGACGGTTGGTGGCGAACTGGAGCTGACGTTTTTTGATTTAGATGAAGTGCCGGTAGAACACGTAATTGATGAAGCAGATACATTTCCGTTTTTCAGCGACCGTAAGCTGATTATTGCTCGAAATGCGTCGTTTTTAAAAGCGGCAGAACGTGGCAAGGAAAAAATCAACCACGATTTAAAAGCTTTAGAAGCGTGGCTTGAACATCCTCCAAGTAGTTCGGTGACGATTTTTGTAGCACCATACGAAAAACTAGATGAGCGAAAAAAAGTAACCAAGCAGATGAAACAGCATACCGTATTGATCGAAGCGAAATCGCTGCAAGCAAATGATTTGGAAACTTGGTTAATGCACGAAGCGAAAAATTTTGGCAAAGGCATTGGGATAAAAGCAGCGCAACGGTTAATGGAAATGGCAGGTACGAACTTAACGTTACTTTCTTCAGAAATTGAAAAGATGTCTTTATACCTCGGCTCATCTGATGAAGATATTACGGTAGAGCTTGTGGAACAAATGACTGCGCGAACACTTGAACAAGATGCATTTAAAATGTTGCAAGCGTATTTAGATGGCAATGTTAGTGAGGCGCTTAGCGTGTATTATGATTTATTGCGTCAAAAAGAAGAACCGGTGGCGCTAACGGCATTACTAGCATCTCAAATTCGTTTTATGATTCAAGTTTATTATTTGCAGAAAAAAGGATATCACGCACAGCAAATTTCTAAGCAATTAAAAGCTCACCCGTATCGAGTGAAATTATTGGTAGAAAAAAGGCAACAAATTTCGGAGAAAAGATTGCTACAAGTGTTAGGCGATTTAGCAGATATCGATTTGCAGCTAAAAACACTAAGTGGCAATCGCAATCGCATACTGGAGTTTTTCTTAATGAAGCGTGCAGGTCAGAAAAAGCCTTAA
- the rpsT gene encoding 30S ribosomal protein S20, with the protein MPNIKSAIKRVRTNETKNAQNSHVKSAMRSSIKKAESALTNKDDNANDTVKVAIQQVEKASSKGLIHKNTAARKKSRLMKQQA; encoded by the coding sequence ATGCCAAACATTAAATCTGCAATCAAACGTGTGCGCACGAACGAAACTAAAAACGCTCAAAACTCACATGTAAAATCAGCAATGCGTTCTTCTATTAAGAAAGCTGAATCAGCTTTGACTAACAAAGACGATAACGCTAACGATACTGTAAAAGTGGCGATCCAACAGGTGGAAAAAGCATCTTCAAAAGGCTTAATCCACAAAAACACTGCAGCTCGTAAAAAATCTCGCTTGATGAAACAACAAGCGTAA
- the lepA gene encoding translation elongation factor 4: protein MNNEERLSRQSKIRNFSIIAHIDHGKSTLADRILEMTEALTSREMKAQSLDSMDLERERGITIKLNAVQLNYKAKDGETYIMHLIDTPGHVDFTYEVSRSLAACEGAVLVVDAAQGIEAQTLANVYLALDNDLEILPVINKIDLPAADPERVRQEIEDVIGLDASEAVLASAKAGIGIEDILEQVVAKVPAPVGDPEAPLQALIFDSIYDPYRGVVAYIRIVQGRLKPGDRIQMMASGKEFEIIEAGVFTPHATLREELTVGDVGFLTAGIKNVGDSTVGDTITLANNPADKALPGYRRLNPMVYCGLYPIDTSKYNDLRDALEKLELNDAALQFEPESSQALGFGYRCGFLGLLHMEIIQERIEREFKIDLITTAPSVIYDVHMTDGEVLKIDNPAMMPDAQKIDVVEEPYVKATVMVPNEYVGAVMEICQRKRGNFLTMDYIDDIRVSIIYELPLAEIVYDFFDQLKSGTKGYASFDYELIGYKESKLVKMDILLNSEQVDALSFIVHRDFAYERGKVIVDKLKNLIPRQQFEVPIQAAIGQKIVARQTISAIRKNVLAKCYGGDISRKRKLLDKQKEGKKRMKQVGSVEVPQEAFMAILKMDDQSK, encoded by the coding sequence ATGAACAATGAGGAAAGATTATCCCGCCAAAGTAAAATCCGCAACTTCTCGATTATTGCGCATATCGATCATGGTAAATCGACACTTGCAGATAGAATTTTAGAAATGACGGAAGCATTAACTTCCCGAGAAATGAAAGCACAGTCTCTAGATTCGATGGATCTTGAACGAGAACGTGGCATTACGATTAAATTAAATGCTGTCCAACTTAACTATAAAGCCAAAGACGGAGAAACGTATATTATGCATTTGATCGATACACCGGGCCATGTCGACTTTACCTACGAAGTTTCACGTAGTTTAGCGGCTTGTGAAGGGGCTGTACTAGTTGTTGATGCTGCACAAGGAATCGAAGCGCAAACATTGGCTAACGTTTATTTGGCATTAGATAACGACTTGGAAATCCTTCCGGTTATCAATAAAATTGATTTACCTGCAGCTGACCCAGAGCGCGTACGTCAAGAAATCGAAGACGTAATTGGATTAGATGCTTCTGAAGCCGTATTAGCTTCCGCAAAAGCAGGTATTGGCATTGAAGATATTCTTGAACAAGTAGTCGCAAAAGTACCAGCTCCAGTTGGCGATCCTGAAGCACCACTTCAGGCACTGATTTTTGATTCGATTTACGATCCTTACCGCGGTGTAGTGGCGTATATTCGGATTGTTCAAGGAAGACTAAAACCAGGTGATCGCATTCAAATGATGGCTTCTGGTAAGGAATTTGAAATAATTGAAGCAGGCGTCTTTACACCACACGCAACTCTTCGCGAAGAGTTAACAGTAGGGGATGTAGGCTTTTTAACAGCTGGCATTAAAAATGTGGGTGATTCAACAGTGGGTGATACCATTACATTAGCTAATAACCCTGCTGATAAAGCATTACCTGGTTACCGTCGATTAAATCCGATGGTTTATTGCGGACTTTACCCGATTGATACATCAAAATACAATGATTTGCGTGATGCTTTAGAGAAATTAGAGTTAAACGACGCAGCTTTGCAGTTTGAGCCTGAATCTTCTCAAGCACTTGGCTTTGGTTACCGTTGTGGTTTCCTAGGCTTATTGCACATGGAAATTATTCAAGAGCGTATCGAACGTGAATTTAAAATCGACTTGATCACCACAGCACCAAGCGTAATTTACGATGTTCATATGACAGACGGAGAAGTTTTGAAAATCGATAACCCGGCGATGATGCCAGACGCTCAAAAAATCGATGTGGTTGAAGAACCGTATGTCAAAGCGACAGTCATGGTACCCAATGAATACGTTGGTGCAGTTATGGAAATTTGTCAGCGCAAACGTGGGAACTTCTTGACGATGGATTATATAGATGACATTCGTGTGAGCATTATTTATGAACTGCCGCTAGCTGAAATTGTTTATGATTTCTTCGATCAGTTAAAATCAGGAACAAAAGGTTATGCTTCCTTTGACTATGAGTTAATTGGTTACAAAGAGTCTAAGCTTGTGAAGATGGACATCTTGTTGAATTCTGAACAAGTAGATGCATTGAGCTTTATCGTTCATCGTGACTTTGCTTATGAGCGCGGAAAAGTAATTGTTGATAAGTTGAAAAATTTAATTCCTCGTCAACAATTTGAAGTGCCGATTCAAGCAGCAATCGGTCAAAAAATTGTTGCCCGACAGACCATCAGTGCAATACGTAAAAACGTTCTTGCTAAATGCTATGGCGGAGATATTTCTCGTAAACGGAAACTTCTCGACAAGCAAAAAGAAGGTAAAAAGCGTATGAAGCAAGTTGGATCTGTTGAAGTTCCACAAGAAGCATTCATGGCAATCCTGAAAATGGATGACCAATCAAAATAA
- the hemW gene encoding radical SAM family heme chaperone HemW, with translation MVKGLYIHIPFCHQICFYCDFNKVYFKDQPVDAYIDSLGKELALWKDQGALDNPLETIFLGGGTPTSLTPAQLEKLLAYIHRYVPMAENLEWTSEANPDELTTDKMQVLFDGGVNRLSMGVQSFDEDLLKRLGRTHSNSDVKRAVDSARQVGFKNLSFDLMYGLPGQTMQQWDDTLEQAFAFDMPHFSAYSLIIEPKTVFYNLMTKGKLNTVTEDLEADMYEKLMNEMDKRGLKQYEISNFARPGHESHHNLLYWDNVEYIGVGAGAHGYVDGVRYSNAGPLKKYMSPLDEGERPILSTHEVPPHEKMEEEMFLGLRKTAGVSLNHFQTKFQKPMQDVYGTILDKEIAQGNLEIVNDFIRLTRKGRFVGNEVFQQFLLA, from the coding sequence ATGGTAAAGGGATTGTACATCCACATTCCATTCTGTCACCAAATTTGTTTTTACTGTGATTTCAATAAAGTGTATTTTAAAGACCAACCAGTCGATGCTTATATTGATTCGTTAGGTAAAGAACTAGCGCTTTGGAAAGATCAAGGTGCATTGGATAATCCACTTGAGACAATTTTTTTAGGAGGCGGAACTCCGACATCGTTGACACCCGCACAATTGGAGAAATTGCTAGCGTATATTCATCGCTATGTTCCGATGGCCGAGAACTTGGAATGGACGTCTGAAGCCAATCCGGACGAATTAACAACAGACAAAATGCAAGTATTGTTTGATGGTGGAGTAAACCGGTTAAGTATGGGGGTTCAGTCTTTTGATGAAGACTTACTAAAACGACTAGGTCGAACGCATAGCAACTCGGACGTAAAACGTGCGGTTGATTCTGCTCGACAAGTTGGCTTTAAAAACTTAAGTTTTGACTTGATGTATGGGTTACCCGGTCAAACCATGCAGCAATGGGACGATACACTTGAACAAGCATTCGCCTTCGACATGCCGCATTTTTCAGCGTATTCGTTAATCATTGAACCGAAAACGGTGTTCTATAACTTAATGACAAAAGGCAAGTTGAATACAGTGACAGAAGATTTAGAAGCAGATATGTATGAAAAGTTGATGAATGAAATGGACAAACGTGGATTAAAGCAATACGAAATTTCTAACTTTGCCCGTCCAGGACACGAATCACATCATAATTTATTGTATTGGGACAACGTCGAATATATTGGTGTTGGCGCGGGTGCACATGGTTATGTGGATGGCGTTCGCTATTCAAATGCCGGACCTTTAAAAAAATACATGTCTCCATTAGATGAAGGCGAGCGTCCAATTTTAAGCACGCACGAAGTGCCACCTCATGAAAAAATGGAAGAAGAAATGTTTTTAGGTCTAAGAAAAACAGCTGGCGTTTCTTTGAATCACTTTCAAACTAAATTTCAAAAACCGATGCAAGATGTCTATGGCACGATTTTAGATAAAGAAATCGCGCAAGGAAATTTAGAGATAGTGAACGATTTTATTAGGTTAACAAGAAAAGGGCGATTTGTTGGAAACGAGGTTTTTCAACAATTTTTATTAGCTTAA
- the hrcA gene encoding heat-inducible transcriptional repressor HrcA encodes MLTERQLLILKVTVDDYIQSAQPVGSNQLSKKLETPFSPATIRNELAELERMGFLEKTHTSSGRIPSEKGYRYYVDHLLTPRPLPKEDIVQLRSIFEEKLTETEEVIKRSAMILSELTNYTSILLGPDVRRHIVKKLSIVPLSQDTAVAIIVTNTGHVENRVFSIPPGLNPSDIEKMTNILNERLVGVALNNLHLRLEQETLSILKQHIERYGELFHTFRQAVLLPHEDENIYYGGKLNILKQPDFHDLQKIRDLMDVMEEAKHIPMILPVGSQGLHIRIGSENTLTAMEDCSVITVSYDTGKEQTGSIAIIGPKRMDYKRIVSILDLLSGDLSKELNRMFNGT; translated from the coding sequence ATGTTAACAGAACGGCAACTGCTCATTTTAAAAGTGACAGTAGATGATTATATTCAATCAGCTCAGCCGGTAGGATCGAACCAACTCTCCAAAAAGCTTGAAACTCCTTTTAGCCCAGCAACGATTCGTAATGAATTAGCGGAGTTGGAAAGAATGGGCTTTTTGGAAAAAACACATACGTCTTCCGGACGCATTCCTTCTGAAAAAGGATACCGTTATTACGTCGATCATTTGTTGACGCCAAGACCGTTGCCGAAAGAGGATATTGTGCAATTGCGCTCGATTTTTGAAGAAAAACTGACAGAAACGGAAGAAGTCATCAAGCGATCTGCAATGATTCTTTCAGAACTGACCAATTACACGTCTATCTTACTCGGACCTGATGTGCGCAGACATATCGTTAAAAAATTGTCGATTGTTCCGTTGAGCCAAGACACAGCAGTGGCGATTATCGTCACCAACACCGGACATGTAGAAAATCGCGTATTTTCGATTCCGCCAGGATTAAACCCATCGGATATTGAAAAAATGACGAATATTCTTAATGAACGGCTAGTAGGTGTGGCGCTAAACAACCTGCATCTGCGGTTGGAACAAGAAACTTTATCGATATTAAAGCAGCATATTGAGCGTTACGGCGAGCTATTCCATACGTTTCGACAAGCAGTTTTATTGCCCCATGAAGATGAAAATATCTATTATGGTGGTAAATTGAACATATTGAAACAGCCTGATTTTCACGATCTTCAAAAAATCAGGGATTTGATGGATGTTATGGAAGAAGCAAAGCACATTCCGATGATTTTGCCTGTTGGAAGTCAAGGTCTCCACATTCGCATTGGCTCGGAAAATACGCTTACAGCAATGGAAGATTGCAGTGTCATTACGGTATCGTATGATACTGGAAAAGAACAGACGGGTTCAATCGCCATTATCGGCCCGAAACGAATGGATTATAAACGAATCGTTTCGATCTTAGATTTACTAAGTGGTGACTTATCGAAAGAACTTAACCGGATGTTTAATGGAACGTGA
- the grpE gene encoding nucleotide exchange factor GrpE, whose amino-acid sequence MPKKNESLKTEEQVIAEDVEVKAPEAEEQSEVADTETPETDLPVEEEAEPVNEVEELREQLEAEQNKYLRLLADYDNFKRRTQKDKELANKFRSQSLLADLLPVLDNFERAMSVPTKSEESASLIKGIEMVQKSLHEAVNREGLEEIKSVGEQFDPNFHQAVMQEKDDSAEPGVVLQELQKGYILKDRVLRPAMVKVNE is encoded by the coding sequence TTGCCAAAAAAAAATGAATCATTAAAAACAGAAGAACAGGTAATAGCTGAAGACGTGGAAGTAAAAGCGCCTGAAGCGGAAGAACAGTCAGAAGTGGCGGATACAGAAACGCCAGAAACCGACCTGCCTGTTGAAGAAGAGGCAGAACCAGTAAACGAAGTTGAAGAACTCCGTGAGCAACTTGAAGCAGAGCAAAACAAATATTTGCGCCTGTTAGCCGATTATGATAATTTCAAAAGGCGCACTCAAAAAGACAAAGAACTTGCCAATAAATTCCGTTCACAATCGTTGTTAGCAGACCTCTTGCCGGTCTTGGACAATTTTGAACGCGCAATGTCGGTACCAACGAAAAGTGAAGAATCCGCTTCGTTGATAAAAGGTATTGAAATGGTGCAGAAATCTTTGCATGAAGCAGTAAATCGTGAAGGCTTGGAAGAGATTAAATCGGTAGGCGAACAGTTTGACCCGAATTTCCATCAAGCGGTTATGCAAGAAAAAGATGATTCTGCAGAGCCGGGAGTGGTTTTACAGGAATTGCAAAAAGGCTATATCCTGAAAGATCGAGTTTTACGTCCTGCAATGGTAAAAGTAAACGAATAA